In Vigna unguiculata cultivar IT97K-499-35 chromosome 3, ASM411807v1, whole genome shotgun sequence, a single genomic region encodes these proteins:
- the LOC114177351 gene encoding UDP-N-acetylglucosamine diphosphorylase 1-like has protein sequence MREPSSVGFEGNGIVSPPPQALLERLKDFGQEDAFALWYELSPEERDLLVKDIESLDLSRIDRIIRCSLRSQGLPSAAIEPVPESSVSTVEERSQEDRERWWKMGLKAISDGKLAVLILSGGQGTRLGSSDPKGCFNIGLPSGKSLFQLQAERILCAQRLAAQATNENSASSVQIHWYIMTSPFTDEATRKFFESHKYFGLEAEQVTFFQQGTIPCVSKDGRFIMETPYRVAKAPDGNGGVYSALKSTKLLEDMASKGIKYIDCYGVDNALVRVADPTFVGYFIDKGVAAAAKVVRKAYPQEKVGVFVRRGKGGPLTVVEYTELESSLASAVNQATGRLRFCWSNICLHMFTLDFLNQVANGLEKDSIYHLAEKKIPSIHGYTMGLKLEQFIFDAFPYAPTTALFEVLREEEFAPVKNANGSNVDTPDSAKLLVLRLHTRWVVAAGGFLTHSVPLYATGVEVSPLCSYAGENLEPICRGRTFHAPCEITF, from the exons ATGAGGGAACCATCGTCGGTGGGATTCGAAGGCAACGGCATCGTTTCTCCGCCGCCGCAAGCTCTCCTCGAGAGACTCAAAGACTTTGGTCAGGAAGACGCTTTCGCCCTCTGGTATGAGCTCTCCCCCGAGGAACGCGACCTTCTCGTCAAGGACATTGAG AGTTTAGATCTTTCGCGAATTGACCGGATTATTCGGTGCTCGCTGCGATCTCAAG GACTGCCGTCGGCGGCCATTGAGCCTGTGCCGGAGAGCAGTGTGTCCACGGTGGAGGAGAGAAGCCAGGAGGATCGTGAGAGATGGTGGAAAATGGGTTTGAAAGCTATTTCAGATGGCAAGTTAGCTGTGCTAATTTTATCCGGTGGCCAG GGTACTCGACTAGGAAGTTCGGATCCAAAAGGATGTTTCA aTATTGGACTTCCATCTGGAAAATCACTCTTTCAACTTCAAGCTGAGAGGATTCTCTGTGCCCAAAGACTAGCGGCTCAAGCTACAAATGAGA ATTCAGCTTCTTCGGTACAAATACACTGGTACATAATGACTAGTCCATTCACTGATGAGGCAACACGCAAATTCTTTGAAAGTCATAAATATTTCGGTCTCGAGGCTGAACAG GTTACCTTTTTCCAACAAGGAACAATCCCTTGTGTTTCTAAGGATGGCAGATTTATTATGGAGACTCCATACAGG GTAGCGAAGGCTCCTGACGGGAATGGTGGAGTATATTCAG CTCTGAAATCAACCAAATTATTGGAGGACATGGCCTCAAAAGGAATTAAGTATATTGATTGCTATGGAGTTGATAATGCTCtg GTTCGTGTTGCCGATCCAACATTTGTAGGCTACTTTATTGATAAAGGTGTTGCTGCTGCTGCAAAAGTTGTCCGCAAG GCATATCCACAAGAAAAGGTTGGTGTGTTTGTACGACGAGGCAAAGGTGGTCCTCTTACTGTAGTTGAATACACTGAATTGGAGTCATCACTAGCTTCTGCAGTCAATCAAGCAACTGGCCGTCTTCGATTTTGTTGGAGTAAC ATCTGCTTACACATGTTCACTCTGGATTTTCTGAACCAAGTAGCAAATGGCCTTGAAAAAGACAGCAT TTATCATCTCGCGGAGAAGAAAATACCTTCCATACATGGATATACAATGGGATTAAAACTTGAACAGTTTATCTTTGATGCGTTTCCATATGCTCCTACGACTGCACTTTTTGAG GTATTGCGGGAGGAAGAATTTGCACCGGTGAAAAATGCAAATGGATCCAATGTTGACACTCCAGACAGTGCAAAACTGCTTGTTCTTCGACTCCATACTCGATGGGTAGTCGCTGCAGGTGGCTTCTTAACACATTCAGTGCCCTTATATGCAACCG GTGTTGAAGTGTCACCACTCTGTTCGTATGCTGGTGAAAACCTGGAACCTATATGTCGAGGAAGAACATTTCATGCACCTTGTGAGATCACATTCTAG
- the LOC114178388 gene encoding ATP-dependent zinc metalloprotease FTSH 2, chloroplastic, translating to MAASSACLVGNGLSTRGNRMALNKDFNGRYLYSSWRISSLNNNKASKAFSIRASLEERQQEGRRGFLKLLLGNAGVGVPALLGSGKAYADEQGASSSRMSYSRFLEYLDKDRVKKVDLYDNGTIAVVEAVSPELGNRVQRVKVQLPGLNQELLQKFREKNIDFAAHSPQEESGSLLANLIGNLAFPLILIGGLFLLSRRSGGMGGPGGPGFPLAFGQSKAKFQMEPNTGVTFDDVAGVDEAKQDFMEVVEFLKKPERFTAVGARIPKGVLLVGPPGTGKTLLAKAIAGEAGVPFFSISGSEFVEMFVGVGASRVRDLFKKAKENAPCIVFVDEIDAVGRQRGTGIGGGNDEREQTLNQLLTEMDGFEGNTGIIVIAATNRADILDSALLRPGRFDRQVTVDVPDIRGRTEILKVHGSNKKFDPDVSLDVIAMRTPGFSGADLANLLNEAAILAGRRGKTAISSKEIDDSIDRIVAGMEGTVMTDGKSKSLVAYHEVGHAICGTLTPGHDAVQKVTLVPRGQARGLTWFIPSDDPTLISKQQLFARIVGGLGGRAAEEIIFGGPEVTTGAAGDLQQITGLAKQMVTTFGMSDIGPWSLMEPSAQSGDVIMRMMARNSMSEKLAEDIDAAIKRISDEAYEIALEHIRNNREAIDKIVDVLLEKETLSGDEFRALLSEFTEIPVENRVPPSTPVPATV from the exons ATGGCGGCATCATCAGCATGCCTTGTTGGGAATGGTTTATCGACAAGGGGTAATAGAATGGCTCTGAACAAGGACTTCAATGGAAGATATCTCTACTCATCTTGGAGAATTTCATCGTTGAACAATAACAAGGCATCGAAAGCATTTTCCATAAGGGCATCCTTGGAGGAAAGGCAACAAGAAGGGAGAAGGGGGTTTCTGAAATTATTGCTCGGAAATGCGGGAGTTGGTGTGCCTGCATTGTTGGGAAGTGGCAAAGCTTATGCTGATGAACAGGGGGCTTCCTCCTCCAGAATGTCTTATTCCAGGTTTCTAGAGTATTTGGACAAGGACAGAGTAAAGAAAGTGGATCTGTATGACAACGGAACCATTGCTGTTGTTGAAGCTGTTTCTCCTGAATTGGGGAATAGGGTGCAGCGTGTTAAAGTTCAACTCCCTGGACTTAACCAGGAGCTTCTTCAGAAATTCAGGGAAAAGAATATTGACTTTGCAGCTCATAGTCCCCAAGAAGAGTCAGGTTCTCTTTTGGCTAACCTGATTGGGAATCTGGCCTTCCCTTTGATCTTGATTGGAGGTTTGTTCCTTCTCTCGAGACGATCAGGAGGAATGGGAGGTCCTGGGGGACCAGGATTTCCTCTTGCTTTTGGTCAATCTAAAGCCAAGTTTCAAATGGAACCAAACACTGGAGTGACATTTGATGATGTTGCTGGGGTGGATGAAGCCAAGCAGGACTTTATGGAGGTGGTGGAGTTTCTGAAGAAGCCTGAGAGGTTCACTGCTGTTGGGGCTCGCATACCTAAAGGAGTTCTTCTTGTTGGTCCTCCAGGAACTGGGAAGACCCTGTTGGCCAAGGCTATTGCTGGTGAAGCTGGTGTTCCATTTTTTTCAATATCTGGTTCTGAGTTTGTTGAGATGTTTGTTGGTGTTGGTGCTTCTCGAGTTCGTGATTTGTTCAAGAAGGCCAAAGAGAACGCCCCTTGCATTGTCTTTGTTGATGAAATTGATGCTGTTGGAAGACAGAGAGGAACTGGAATTGGTGGAGGGAATGATGAAAGAGAGCAGACCCTCAACCAACTTTTGACAGAAATGGATGGTTTTGAGGGTAATACTGGCATCATTGTCATTGCAGCAACTAACAGAGCAGACATTCTTGACTCTGCCTTATTGAGACCAGGACGGTTTGATAGACAG GTTACTGTTGATGTTCCAGATATAAGGGGAAGGACTGAAATCCTAAAGGTTCATGGTAGCAATAAAAAGTTTGATCCTGATGTTTCTCTTGATGTGATTGCCATGAGAACGCCTGGTTTTAGTGGAGCTGATCTTGCAAATCTCTTGAATGAGGCTGCCATATTAGCCGGTAGACGTGGAAAGACGGCAATTTCCTCTAAAGAGATCGATGATTCCATTGATAGGATTGTGGCTGGAATGGAAGGAACAGTGATGACAGATGGGAAGAGCAAAAGTTTAGTGGCTTATCACGAAGTTGGTCATGCTATTTGTGG AACTTTAACTCCTGGTCATGATGCTGTGCAAAAGGTAACACTAGTTCCTCGTGGTCAAGCTCGGGGTCTTACATGGTTCATTCCTTCTGACGACCCAACTTTGATCTCCAAACAACAACTCTTCGCAAGAATTGTTGGAGGACTTGGTGGTAGGGCTGCAgaagaaattatttttggtgGGCCTGAGGTTACAACTGGAGCAGCCGGTGATTTGCAGCAAATCACCGGTTTGGCAAAACAG ATGGTAACCACATTTGGAATGTCTGATATTGGGCCTTGGTCACTGATGGAACCATCAGCACAAAGTGGGGATGTTATCATGAGAATGATGGCAAGGAACTCAATGTCAGAGAAGCTTGCAGAAGACATAGATGCTGCCATCAAGAGGATCTCAGATGAAGCATATGAAATTGCCTTGGAACATATAAGGAACAACCGTGAGGCAATTGACAAGATTGTGGATGTTCTTCTGGAGAAGGAGACATTGTCTGGTGATGAATTTCGTGCTCTGCTGTCTGAATTTACTGAAATTCCAGTTGAAAACCGTGTCCCTCCTTCAACTCCAGTACCTGCCACTGTTTAA